A window of Apium graveolens cultivar Ventura chromosome 8, ASM990537v1, whole genome shotgun sequence contains these coding sequences:
- the LOC141677577 gene encoding lysine histidine transporter-like 6 isoform X2: MVGAGVLSLPYAMSHLGWGPGITFMLLSWIMTLYTIWQLIQLHECVPGVRFDRYYSLGQYAFGPRLGAWIVLPQQLIVQVGCNIVYMVTGGQCLKNFMEKVCTNCLKLRQSYWICVFGSVHFVLSQLPNINSVAAVSVAAAIMSLSYSTIAWVGSLHQGRDENVSYTYKYTSGADSVFRMFNALGQIAFAYAGHAVTLEIQATMPSTPEKPSRILMFKGAVGAYIITAICYLPVAFIGYYTFGKDVADNVLKNLEKPSWLVAAANLMVVIHVIGSYQVFAMPVFDLAERTMAKTFKVPTGILARLVVRSAYVAFTLFVGITFPFFGDLLGFFGGFGFAPSSYFLPCILWLTIKKPKKFSISWLINWVCIFVGVLIVVASTIGGFRNIIDDSSSYNFYS, from the exons ATGGTTGGCGCAGGTGTTCTCAGCTTGCCTTACGCAATGTCCCACTTAGGATG GGGTCCTGGCATCACATTTATGCTTCTATCCTGGATCATGACATTATATACAATATGGCAGCTGATACAGCTCCACGAATGTGTTCCCGGGGTCCGTTTTGATCGCTATTACAGCCTTGGTCAGTATGCTTTTGGGCCAAGACTTGGAGCATGGATTGTGCTTCCACAACAACTCATTGTACAGGTTGGCTGTAACATTGTGTACATGGTCACTGGTGGCCAGTGTCTCAAGAACTTCATGGAAAAAGTCTGTACAAACTGTCTAAAGCTCAGGCAATCTTACTGGATTTGTGTTTTTGGTTCTGTACATTTTGTTCTTTCCCAACTCCCAAATATCAACTCTGTTGCTGCAGTTTCAGTGGCAGCTGCCATCATGTCACTCAG CTACTCAACTATAGCTTGGGTGGGAAGCTTACATCAAGGCAGGGATGAGAACGTGAGCTACACGTATAAATATACCAGTGGAGCTGATTCAGTTTTCAGAATGTTCAATGCATTAGGTCAGATTGCATTTGCATATGCGGGTCATGCAGTGACCCTTGAAATCCAGGCAACAATGCCATCAACCCCCGAGAAACCTTCCAGAATTTTAATGTTTAAAGGTGCAGTTGGAGCCTATATAATAACAGCGATTTGCTATTTGCCAGTTGCCTTCATAGGATACTATACTTTTGGGAAAGATGTCGCTGATAATGTACTAAAAAATCTTGAAAAACCCTCATGGCTCGTTGCTGCAGCAAATCTAATGGTTGTCATACATGTCATCGGCAGCTATCAG GTTTTTGCAATGCCGGTGTTTGATTTGGCAGAGAGAACGATGGCTAAAACGTTCAAAGTTCCAACAGGAATCTTAGCTAGACTTGTCGTTCGTTCTGCCTACGTTG CCTTCACTTTGTTTGTGGGTATAACATTCCCTTTCTTTGGGGATCTTCTTGGTTTCTTTGGTGGATTTGGTTTTGCTCCCAGTTCTTATTTT CTGCCATGTATACTCTGGCTGACAATCAAGAAACCTAAAAAATTCAGTATTTCATGGCTCATCAACTGG GTTTGCATATTTGTGGGCGTGCTCATCGTCGTAGCTTCAACCATTGGAGGGTTTCGGAATATAATAGATGATTCTTCCAGCTACAACTTCTACTCATAA
- the LOC141677577 gene encoding lysine histidine transporter-like 6 isoform X1 yields MSASPPLPNEVPTYDQGKNGPPREAKWWYSTFHTVTAMVGAGVLSLPYAMSHLGWGPGITFMLLSWIMTLYTIWQLIQLHECVPGVRFDRYYSLGQYAFGPRLGAWIVLPQQLIVQVGCNIVYMVTGGQCLKNFMEKVCTNCLKLRQSYWICVFGSVHFVLSQLPNINSVAAVSVAAAIMSLSYSTIAWVGSLHQGRDENVSYTYKYTSGADSVFRMFNALGQIAFAYAGHAVTLEIQATMPSTPEKPSRILMFKGAVGAYIITAICYLPVAFIGYYTFGKDVADNVLKNLEKPSWLVAAANLMVVIHVIGSYQVFAMPVFDLAERTMAKTFKVPTGILARLVVRSAYVAFTLFVGITFPFFGDLLGFFGGFGFAPSSYFLPCILWLTIKKPKKFSISWLINWVCIFVGVLIVVASTIGGFRNIIDDSSSYNFYS; encoded by the exons ATGTCAGCTTCTCCTCCACTTCCAAAT GAAGTTCCAACATATGATCAAGGGAAAAACGGACCTCCTCGAGAAGCCAAATGGTGGTACTCGACGTTTCATACTGTCACAGCCATGGTTGGCGCAGGTGTTCTCAGCTTGCCTTACGCAATGTCCCACTTAGGATG GGGTCCTGGCATCACATTTATGCTTCTATCCTGGATCATGACATTATATACAATATGGCAGCTGATACAGCTCCACGAATGTGTTCCCGGGGTCCGTTTTGATCGCTATTACAGCCTTGGTCAGTATGCTTTTGGGCCAAGACTTGGAGCATGGATTGTGCTTCCACAACAACTCATTGTACAGGTTGGCTGTAACATTGTGTACATGGTCACTGGTGGCCAGTGTCTCAAGAACTTCATGGAAAAAGTCTGTACAAACTGTCTAAAGCTCAGGCAATCTTACTGGATTTGTGTTTTTGGTTCTGTACATTTTGTTCTTTCCCAACTCCCAAATATCAACTCTGTTGCTGCAGTTTCAGTGGCAGCTGCCATCATGTCACTCAG CTACTCAACTATAGCTTGGGTGGGAAGCTTACATCAAGGCAGGGATGAGAACGTGAGCTACACGTATAAATATACCAGTGGAGCTGATTCAGTTTTCAGAATGTTCAATGCATTAGGTCAGATTGCATTTGCATATGCGGGTCATGCAGTGACCCTTGAAATCCAGGCAACAATGCCATCAACCCCCGAGAAACCTTCCAGAATTTTAATGTTTAAAGGTGCAGTTGGAGCCTATATAATAACAGCGATTTGCTATTTGCCAGTTGCCTTCATAGGATACTATACTTTTGGGAAAGATGTCGCTGATAATGTACTAAAAAATCTTGAAAAACCCTCATGGCTCGTTGCTGCAGCAAATCTAATGGTTGTCATACATGTCATCGGCAGCTATCAG GTTTTTGCAATGCCGGTGTTTGATTTGGCAGAGAGAACGATGGCTAAAACGTTCAAAGTTCCAACAGGAATCTTAGCTAGACTTGTCGTTCGTTCTGCCTACGTTG CCTTCACTTTGTTTGTGGGTATAACATTCCCTTTCTTTGGGGATCTTCTTGGTTTCTTTGGTGGATTTGGTTTTGCTCCCAGTTCTTATTTT CTGCCATGTATACTCTGGCTGACAATCAAGAAACCTAAAAAATTCAGTATTTCATGGCTCATCAACTGG GTTTGCATATTTGTGGGCGTGCTCATCGTCGTAGCTTCAACCATTGGAGGGTTTCGGAATATAATAGATGATTCTTCCAGCTACAACTTCTACTCATAA